The DNA sequence CCTGTTCCGTTTTTGAAAGGCTCGGCATGTTTACAAGCAGGGCTTGCTTTGGAGCTGTGACCCCTTCACCCTTTTTCTGGAGGATAAAGACGCTTTTTGCGGCATTTTTATTTTTAAACAATGTTTCCGGGAGCTGGAGCAGGCCCTGGATGATGCTTGTCTTGCTTATATACGCCTTCAGTTTGTCCGCCTGTTCGCTTTCAAACAGGCCATTTGGCACAATCAGGAACAGATAGCCGCCTTCCTTAACATGGCGCATGCTCTGTTCCAGGAAAAGGTGATGGGCATAAGAATGGCCCTCGTCTGCCTTCAGCTCATAGTCCTGCGCCCTTATGTCGTTTGGATAATACCCCACTGGAAGGTCGCTGATGACTGCATCCACGCTTTCAATGAACAGCGGCTCAAGGCTGTCCTGGTTATAGAATTGGATGGGGTGCTTCTGGAGGTTGGCATTGATGTAGGCAAGCTTAATGAGGAGGTCGTCCACATCTGACCCGACTGCTTCAATGCTTTTTCCTTCCTGCTGATTGATGACAG is a window from the Bacillus infantis NRRL B-14911 genome containing:
- a CDS encoding class I SAM-dependent methyltransferase, giving the protein MSITPVEELFSVFNETAMILQEELQCTYLEALAETGDNIFQESILQDGLSELNVKRLKKSYESLNLDLYTSENIRKSFQLAILKGMKENVQPNHQMTPDAVGMLTGYLVNKFVGAKSFRLLDPAVGTGNLLTTVINQQEGKSIEAVGSDVDDLLIKLAYINANLQKHPIQFYNQDSLEPLFIESVDAVISDLPVGYYPNDIRAQDYELKADEGHSYAHHLFLEQSMRHVKEGGYLFLIVPNGLFESEQADKLKAYISKTSIIQGLLQLPETLFKNKNAAKSVFILQKKGEGVTAPKQALLVNMPSLSKTEQVERILKQVDAWFRENKI